The following proteins are co-located in the Candidatus Dormiibacterota bacterium genome:
- a CDS encoding plasma-membrane proton-efflux P-type ATPase, whose protein sequence is MTLKPQETQGLSSAQAAARFAQFGPNAIQESQPGILGQFVAKLWGPIPWMLEGTVALEVATKRYAEAAVVLVLLLVNAVIAFLHEHRSREAVEVLERRLEIQARVLRDGRWQRIASRQLVPGDVIHVRMGDVVPADCTIADGAVSVDEAVLTGESAARTRANGEKLYSGSTVKHGEATAEVVATGARTAFGNVVLLVAHSREGGHLHDQVFSVVKYLLLLDGVLVIAFFAYGLAHGTSAVDIVSFALTLLIGAIPVALPATFTLATTLGASELARRGVLVTRLSAIEDAATMDVLCTDKTGTLTQNALALQSILPVAGASDADVLEAAAAASDEASQDPLDLAVIGSLAQHHIARNGLGVRAAYHPFDPELKYAQADVRVGGAIVRACKGAIAAIYALANAAPDEAEVAKASAGGARVLAVARDDGKGYRVLGLLAFGDPVRPDAATLLARLRELGVRVIMLTGDALPTAQSVAEELGLSGRALHASEWRALHGLPPDVDVLADVLPEDKYAIVQALQAAGHRVGMTGDGVNDAPALRAAQVGIAVASATDAAKNAASIVLTNPGLAEAVAAVQESRAIFRRMMVYVTNKIGKTIEISALLTIAAFSTSIVPLTPLLMILLIFGNDFATMAIATDNARGSPVPDRWNPRRIIGGASAIGGALLVLSLGVFALLTASLHLPVPQIQTAMFLLLVVTSQGMIYVIRATPKVPPKASLLAASLADVCTCFVIAVFGILVAPIPATLAAAIVGLGAAYVAVIYAGKAASTILKRAAPLIIRS, encoded by the coding sequence TTGACGCTTAAGCCTCAAGAAACCCAAGGTCTTTCGAGCGCGCAGGCGGCTGCGCGGTTCGCCCAGTTTGGGCCGAATGCGATACAAGAATCTCAGCCGGGGATTCTCGGGCAGTTCGTTGCCAAGCTGTGGGGACCGATTCCGTGGATGCTCGAGGGAACCGTGGCACTCGAGGTCGCGACGAAGCGCTATGCAGAAGCGGCCGTCGTTCTCGTCTTGCTGCTCGTGAACGCCGTCATTGCCTTTCTCCACGAGCATCGCTCGCGCGAAGCGGTCGAGGTGCTCGAACGGCGACTGGAGATTCAAGCGCGCGTACTGCGCGACGGGCGCTGGCAGCGAATCGCGAGCCGGCAACTCGTTCCCGGTGACGTCATTCACGTACGCATGGGCGACGTCGTGCCGGCGGACTGCACGATCGCCGACGGTGCGGTTTCGGTCGACGAGGCGGTGCTGACCGGCGAATCGGCCGCACGGACTCGTGCGAACGGTGAAAAGCTCTATTCCGGCTCGACGGTCAAACATGGCGAAGCGACGGCGGAGGTCGTCGCAACCGGTGCCCGCACCGCCTTTGGGAACGTCGTGCTCCTGGTCGCACACAGCCGTGAAGGCGGGCACCTGCACGACCAGGTCTTTTCGGTCGTCAAATACCTCCTGCTGCTCGACGGCGTGCTCGTGATCGCGTTCTTCGCATACGGCCTCGCGCACGGAACGAGCGCTGTGGACATCGTCTCGTTCGCCCTGACGCTGCTGATCGGGGCCATTCCCGTCGCTCTTCCCGCGACGTTTACGCTCGCCACCACGCTCGGCGCTTCGGAGCTCGCACGCCGCGGCGTGCTCGTGACGAGGCTCTCCGCGATCGAAGACGCTGCAACGATGGACGTTCTATGCACGGACAAGACCGGAACGCTAACGCAAAACGCGCTCGCGCTCCAGTCGATTCTCCCTGTTGCCGGAGCATCCGATGCCGACGTGCTCGAGGCGGCTGCCGCCGCGAGCGACGAAGCGAGTCAGGATCCGCTGGACCTTGCGGTGATCGGCTCGCTCGCACAGCATCACATCGCGCGCAACGGATTGGGAGTGAGAGCCGCCTATCATCCCTTCGACCCCGAGCTGAAGTACGCGCAAGCCGACGTTCGCGTCGGCGGAGCGATCGTTCGTGCGTGTAAGGGCGCGATCGCGGCGATCTACGCACTCGCAAACGCGGCGCCTGATGAAGCGGAAGTTGCCAAAGCGAGCGCCGGCGGCGCGCGCGTTCTCGCCGTGGCTCGCGACGACGGCAAAGGCTACCGCGTCTTGGGATTGCTCGCCTTCGGCGATCCGGTTCGTCCCGACGCCGCCACGCTCTTAGCCCGCCTGCGAGAGCTGGGCGTGCGCGTGATCATGCTCACCGGCGATGCGTTGCCGACGGCGCAGAGCGTCGCAGAAGAACTCGGCCTCTCGGGAAGAGCGCTGCACGCCTCGGAGTGGCGGGCGCTACACGGCCTTCCGCCCGACGTCGACGTTCTCGCCGACGTTCTTCCCGAGGATAAATACGCGATCGTGCAGGCGCTACAAGCTGCGGGACATCGGGTCGGCATGACGGGAGACGGTGTGAACGACGCGCCGGCCCTGCGCGCGGCGCAGGTCGGCATTGCCGTTGCCAGCGCTACGGACGCGGCGAAGAACGCAGCAAGCATCGTTCTGACGAATCCCGGGCTCGCGGAGGCGGTTGCAGCCGTGCAGGAAAGCCGCGCGATCTTCCGCCGCATGATGGTCTACGTCACCAACAAGATCGGCAAGACGATCGAGATCTCGGCGCTGCTCACCATCGCCGCCTTCTCGACGTCGATCGTCCCGCTAACGCCCTTGTTGATGATTCTGCTGATCTTCGGCAACGACTTCGCGACGATGGCGATCGCGACAGACAACGCCCGGGGCTCGCCCGTGCCGGATCGATGGAATCCACGCCGGATCATCGGCGGAGCCTCTGCGATAGGGGGCGCATTGCTCGTGCTCTCGCTCGGTGTATTTGCGCTGCTGACGGCATCGCTGCATTTGCCCGTGCCACAGATTCAAACCGCAATGTTTCTGTTGCTCGTCGTGACGAGCCAGGGGATGATCTACGTCATTCGCGCAACGCCAAAGGTACCGCCCAAGGCCTCGTTGCTTGCGGCGTCGCTCGCGGACGTTTGCACGTGTTTCGTGATCGCCGTCTTCGGCATACTCGTGGCGCCCATACCGGCGACGCTCGCCGCGGCCATCGTAGGCCTCGGAGCCGCCTACGTCGCCGTCATCTATGCCGGTAAGGCTGCGAGCACCATTCTGAAGCGTGCTGCGCCGCTCATCATCCGATCGTAG
- a CDS encoding ATP-binding cassette domain-containing protein, translating into MSASAGPAVRVRNLVKRYGTVEAVRAITFDVAAGEIFGLVGPDGAGKTSTLQIVAGVANATSGDALVFDQPARAARLRTGYLTQGFTLYPDLTVAENIRYVGDLRLTPPETIARRGTHYLEIFGMGQFAHRLADELSGGMKQKLALVCALVSEPDVLLLDEPTTGVDPVSRREFWDALAHLCAEGLTIVVATPYLDEAERCTRVAFVHRGEIYRLGTPSELRESLHARRLVVRVDDLRAATQALGPAVAAGTIVDVQRFGDHLDVLAADTDAARAIVEGAASDAKIAVQEIRVDDPLLENVFVASMRSLGQRAPDAPFPARHEHREPRGEVAIGAERLTKRFGDFVAVDGVSFEVRYGEIYGLLGANGAGKTTTIKMLCGLLEPTEGRARLAGAGDHLRAQQVRQRIGYMSQLFSLYDDLSIRENLEFFAGVYDVAPEEAAAKIAWVLRFSGLGGKERDLTGSLPGGWKQRVAFGSAIMHEPSVIFLDEPTSGVDPLARRALWGVIQALADSGAAILVTTHYLEEADQCNRLGFMIGGRLAVEGSPSEIRSRQAGHLLELRVDRPQVAADLLRRKRYDASLFGDRLHVVVDDVASAQPSVTRELQSGGIHVISAREARFSLEDVFIGAVEKAGVS; encoded by the coding sequence GTGAGCGCGAGTGCCGGTCCGGCAGTTCGCGTACGCAATCTCGTCAAGCGCTACGGAACCGTCGAAGCCGTGCGCGCAATCACCTTCGACGTCGCTGCCGGCGAGATCTTCGGGCTCGTCGGGCCCGACGGCGCCGGGAAGACGTCGACGCTGCAGATCGTCGCCGGCGTCGCGAATGCGACGAGCGGCGACGCGCTCGTCTTCGACCAGCCGGCGCGCGCGGCGCGGTTGCGAACTGGATATCTCACGCAGGGCTTTACGCTCTACCCCGACTTGACGGTTGCGGAGAACATCCGTTACGTGGGGGATCTGCGGCTGACGCCGCCGGAGACGATCGCGCGCCGCGGCACCCACTATCTGGAGATCTTCGGCATGGGGCAGTTCGCTCATCGCCTCGCCGACGAGCTCAGCGGCGGAATGAAGCAGAAGCTCGCGCTCGTCTGCGCGCTCGTCTCCGAGCCGGACGTGCTTTTGCTCGACGAACCGACGACCGGCGTCGATCCGGTGTCGCGCCGCGAGTTCTGGGACGCCCTCGCGCATCTGTGCGCCGAAGGCCTGACGATCGTGGTGGCGACGCCGTATCTCGACGAGGCGGAGCGATGCACGCGTGTCGCGTTCGTGCATCGCGGCGAGATCTATCGCCTCGGCACGCCGAGCGAGCTGCGCGAGAGCCTGCACGCACGGCGCCTCGTGGTGCGCGTCGACGACCTGCGCGCCGCAACGCAGGCGCTCGGTCCCGCCGTCGCCGCAGGCACGATCGTGGACGTGCAGCGTTTCGGCGATCACCTCGACGTCCTCGCTGCCGATACCGATGCGGCGCGCGCGATCGTCGAAGGCGCCGCGAGCGATGCGAAAATCGCGGTGCAGGAAATTCGCGTGGACGACCCGTTGCTCGAGAACGTGTTCGTCGCATCGATGCGTTCGCTCGGACAGCGAGCGCCCGACGCTCCGTTCCCGGCTCGTCACGAGCATCGCGAGCCGCGCGGCGAGGTCGCGATCGGCGCCGAGCGGCTCACGAAGCGCTTCGGCGATTTCGTCGCGGTTGACGGCGTGAGCTTCGAGGTGCGCTACGGCGAAATCTACGGGCTCCTGGGCGCGAACGGCGCGGGGAAGACGACGACGATCAAAATGCTCTGCGGCTTGCTCGAGCCTACGGAGGGGCGCGCACGACTGGCGGGAGCCGGCGATCACCTGCGAGCGCAACAGGTTCGCCAACGCATCGGCTACATGTCGCAGCTCTTCTCGCTCTACGACGATCTATCGATTCGCGAGAACTTGGAGTTCTTTGCCGGCGTGTACGACGTTGCGCCGGAAGAGGCGGCCGCGAAGATCGCCTGGGTGCTCCGCTTCTCGGGGCTCGGCGGCAAGGAGCGCGACCTCACCGGCAGCCTTCCCGGCGGTTGGAAGCAGCGCGTTGCCTTCGGGTCGGCGATCATGCACGAGCCGAGCGTGATCTTCTTGGACGAGCCGACCTCCGGCGTGGATCCGCTCGCGCGTCGCGCGTTGTGGGGAGTGATTCAGGCACTCGCCGACAGCGGCGCGGCAATTCTCGTAACGACGCACTATTTGGAAGAGGCGGACCAGTGCAATCGGCTCGGATTCATGATCGGGGGAAGGCTTGCCGTCGAAGGAAGCCCGAGTGAGATCCGTAGCCGGCAGGCGGGACATTTGCTCGAGCTGCGCGTCGATCGGCCGCAAGTTGCCGCCGATCTCCTTCGGCGCAAGCGATACGACGCATCGCTCTTCGGCGATCGGCTGCACGTCGTCGTCGACGACGTCGCGTCGGCGCAACCCAGCGTGACGCGCGAGCTCCAGAGCGGCGGGATTCACGTCATCAGCGCGCGCGAAGCTCGGTTCTCGCTCGAAGACGTGTTCATCGGCGCGGTCGAGAAGGCCGGGGTCTCGTAA
- a CDS encoding Fe-Mn family superoxide dismutase — MKVYSAPKVFVPKKWDLAGLHGISDATLEMHFGLYEGYVKNTNLLNERLAEIRERGKATGTDPVYADLVRGLGFEYNGMRLHELYFDNMTKHSEPVGSDRLSKALGEAYGGFDEWKNDFSAVAGMRGVGWAIAYYDTTTLEITNHWINDHENGHIAGSVPIVVLDVWEHAFIKDYKPADKDKYIEAFFANLDWKACEARLPLPSLKMSHSST, encoded by the coding sequence ATGAAAGTCTATTCTGCACCAAAAGTCTTCGTGCCGAAGAAATGGGATCTCGCAGGGCTGCACGGCATTTCGGATGCCACACTCGAGATGCACTTCGGCCTGTACGAAGGCTACGTCAAGAACACGAATCTTCTGAACGAGCGTCTGGCTGAGATCCGGGAACGTGGCAAGGCGACGGGCACCGACCCGGTCTATGCCGATCTGGTGCGCGGTCTCGGGTTCGAGTACAACGGCATGCGCCTGCACGAGCTGTACTTCGACAACATGACCAAACATTCCGAACCCGTCGGTTCGGACAGGTTGAGCAAGGCCCTGGGCGAAGCCTACGGCGGTTTCGACGAGTGGAAAAACGATTTCTCGGCTGTCGCCGGCATGCGCGGCGTGGGCTGGGCGATCGCTTATTACGACACGACGACCTTGGAAATCACCAATCACTGGATCAACGATCACGAAAATGGTCACATCGCTGGTTCCGTTCCGATCGTGGTTCTCGATGTTTGGGAGCATGCGTTCATCAAGGACTACAAGCCTGCCGACAAGGACAAGTACATCGAGGCATTCTTTGCCAATCTCGATTGGAAAGCGTGCGAAGCGCGCCTGCCACTGCCATCGCTCAAGATGTCGCATAGCAGTACGTAG
- a CDS encoding HlyD family efflux transporter periplasmic adaptor subunit — translation MSQRNVLARRVLGLLAVAAIVLAGIVAWRLLSGGGSPSNVITLSGRIEGDDSALAPNIGGRVAEVRVREGDSVSTGQVIVVIDGAQVRAREAQARAATAAAAARVGAAQEQVGVLGAQVAAADADLAQSRALYRLAAFNESSDVALFRTGDISEEQERAAIASAQQAAASVALRAAQTAAVERQIAQQRATIASASAEMRQAAAQLAEARANRSDLVVRAPFSGTVITRAVEPGEVVAAGTPVATLLNLDRVYLRGFIPEGEIGRVKIGQPARVYLDSNPDRPIDAYVLRIDPQATFTPENTYFRNDRVREVFGVKLALRSGFGFAKPGMPADGEILISGTWPSARPPS, via the coding sequence ATGTCGCAACGGAACGTTCTCGCACGCCGCGTACTGGGGTTGCTCGCCGTTGCAGCAATCGTCCTCGCCGGTATCGTCGCTTGGCGTTTGCTCTCCGGCGGCGGCTCTCCAAGCAACGTCATTACGCTCTCGGGGCGAATCGAAGGCGACGACTCCGCGCTTGCGCCGAACATCGGCGGCCGCGTGGCAGAGGTTCGCGTTCGCGAAGGCGATAGCGTCAGCACCGGTCAGGTGATCGTCGTGATCGATGGCGCGCAAGTGCGTGCTCGCGAAGCACAAGCGCGGGCCGCCACGGCGGCTGCCGCGGCGCGCGTGGGAGCGGCGCAAGAGCAGGTCGGCGTTCTCGGCGCACAGGTCGCAGCGGCCGATGCGGATCTCGCCCAAAGCCGCGCGTTGTACCGGCTAGCTGCATTCAACGAGAGCAGTGACGTCGCGCTCTTCCGCACGGGCGACATTTCGGAAGAGCAGGAGCGCGCCGCAATTGCGAGCGCGCAACAAGCGGCAGCGTCCGTGGCACTGCGTGCCGCGCAAACGGCGGCGGTCGAGCGGCAGATCGCACAGCAGCGCGCGACGATCGCGAGCGCGTCGGCGGAGATGCGCCAAGCGGCCGCGCAGCTCGCAGAAGCGCGAGCGAACCGAAGCGATCTCGTCGTCCGTGCGCCGTTCTCCGGGACGGTCATTACGCGGGCGGTCGAGCCGGGAGAGGTCGTTGCCGCTGGTACGCCCGTCGCGACGCTGCTGAATCTCGATCGCGTCTACCTGCGCGGCTTCATTCCGGAGGGGGAGATCGGAAGAGTCAAAATCGGCCAGCCGGCACGCGTCTATTTGGACTCCAATCCCGATCGACCGATCGATGCGTACGTGCTGCGCATCGACCCCCAAGCGACGTTTACTCCGGAGAACACATACTTTCGCAACGACCGCGTCAGAGAAGTCTTCGGGGTGAAGCTCGCGCTGCGCTCGGGCTTCGGTTTCGCCAAGCCGGGCATGCCGGCCGACGGCGAGATCCTCATCAGCGGAACCTGGCCGAGCGCACGACCGCCGTCGTGA
- a CDS encoding class I SAM-dependent methyltransferase: protein MHDSHRHKPGEGAKQHEIFSHERAAVLDEPEREQWTPAAALVELLDAPSQARVLDFGTGTGRYAIALARARPDLHVVAYDVQPEMLDIVRRRAADAHVENLSGADWAEAQRRAPYDRIVALNVLHEIDNVTLHRLAPLLAPGGSVLFVDWDATIDRPTGPPAEHAHSPSEAQERLTRNGLARVERIRDVRFPYHFILRAS from the coding sequence ATGCACGACTCGCATCGCCACAAGCCCGGAGAGGGCGCAAAGCAGCATGAGATCTTCTCGCACGAGCGCGCCGCCGTGCTGGACGAGCCAGAACGCGAGCAATGGACTCCGGCGGCCGCACTCGTCGAGTTGCTCGACGCTCCTTCGCAGGCGCGCGTTCTCGATTTCGGCACCGGTACCGGCCGCTATGCGATCGCGCTCGCGCGGGCACGGCCCGACCTGCACGTCGTCGCGTACGACGTGCAACCCGAAATGCTCGACATCGTTCGCCGCCGCGCGGCGGACGCGCACGTCGAGAACCTCAGCGGCGCGGACTGGGCAGAGGCGCAGCGCCGAGCACCATACGATCGCATCGTGGCGCTCAACGTGCTCCACGAGATCGATAATGTCACGCTGCATCGCCTCGCGCCGCTGCTGGCGCCCGGCGGCAGCGTCTTGTTCGTCGACTGGGACGCGACCATCGATCGTCCCACGGGTCCGCCGGCCGAGCATGCACATAGTCCGAGCGAAGCGCAAGAGCGTCTGACGCGCAACGGCCTTGCGCGCGTCGAGCGGATTCGCGACGTGCGCTTCCCGTACCACTTCATCCTGCGAGCCTCTTGA
- a CDS encoding alcohol dehydrogenase, whose amino-acid sequence MRAVHVPPGREPRLELIERSIPEPASGTARIRVEACGICHSDALVVNREWPGLTYPRVPGHEIAGTVDALADGVVGWSVGDRVGVGWHGGHCGRCDRCRRGDFITCRNLQIPGMAYDGGYAEYAIVPVVALARIPAALSATEAAPLMCAGVTTFNALRHSGAGPGDLVAILGIGGLGHLAVQYAAKMGFQTVAIARGGDKEELARKLGATRYLDSQALDVGAELQKLGGARVVLSTVTAAKAMEPVIAGLGVDGQLLVVGASGEALSLNTVAMIGGRKSVKAWPSGTCADSEDTMNFSVLAGVRAQIETMPLERAQEAYDRMMSGAARFRMVLAALPA is encoded by the coding sequence ATGCGTGCAGTCCACGTTCCGCCCGGCAGAGAGCCTCGCCTCGAGTTGATCGAGCGCAGCATTCCAGAGCCGGCCTCGGGCACCGCGCGCATTCGCGTGGAGGCGTGCGGCATTTGCCACAGCGACGCGCTCGTGGTGAATCGCGAGTGGCCGGGCCTCACGTACCCGAGAGTTCCCGGCCACGAGATTGCGGGAACGGTAGACGCGCTCGCAGACGGCGTTGTCGGATGGAGTGTCGGTGACAGGGTCGGTGTCGGCTGGCACGGGGGGCATTGCGGACGTTGCGATCGCTGTCGCCGCGGCGACTTTATCACGTGCCGCAACCTGCAAATTCCCGGCATGGCCTACGACGGTGGTTACGCGGAGTATGCGATTGTCCCGGTTGTCGCGCTCGCGCGCATTCCAGCAGCGCTGTCCGCGACCGAGGCGGCCCCGTTGATGTGCGCCGGCGTCACGACGTTCAACGCGTTGCGCCACAGCGGAGCAGGCCCGGGCGATCTGGTTGCGATTCTCGGCATCGGCGGTCTCGGGCATCTTGCCGTGCAGTACGCGGCGAAGATGGGGTTTCAGACCGTTGCAATCGCCCGCGGAGGCGACAAAGAAGAGCTCGCGCGAAAACTCGGAGCGACGCGGTATCTCGACAGTCAAGCCCTCGACGTCGGCGCGGAGCTTCAAAAGCTCGGCGGTGCTCGAGTGGTCCTTTCGACGGTGACCGCGGCGAAGGCCATGGAGCCCGTCATTGCCGGCCTAGGCGTCGACGGGCAACTCCTGGTCGTCGGCGCATCCGGCGAAGCCCTTTCGCTCAATACCGTCGCGATGATCGGCGGGCGCAAGTCCGTCAAGGCGTGGCCGTCGGGAACGTGCGCGGACTCCGAGGATACGATGAACTTCAGCGTCCTCGCCGGCGTTCGCGCGCAGATCGAGACGATGCCGTTGGAGCGAGCCCAGGAGGCCTACGATCGGATGATGAGCGGCGCAGCACGCTTCAGAATGGTGCTCGCAGCCTTACCGGCATAG
- the solA gene encoding N-methyl-L-tryptophan oxidase: MRVIVVGLGAMGSSAAMQCALRGAHVRGIERFARGHAFGASNGKSRIIRQAYYEDAAYVPLLLRAYELWRDLEHRANERLLHLVGLLLAGREGSAILQGTLAAAREHGLNVDALDTRDVRARYPALRVEDGEVGLFEPLGGLLVPEVAVRAFAHVAEDAGAELRFETKMESWSASDDGVEVTLEDGTRLQADALVLALGPWFEAEMARAGVPMRVQRNVQLWFSPATDAYDATRFPAFLLDRQSLPAPLYGFPDLGDGVKAALHGYGAVAHPDGLDRTVDVERDVVPVARALDAWMPGASAVFREGRACMYSLTPDEHFVIDVHPQHRNVVLCGGFSGHGFKFASAVGEVVADLALAGETRHDVGFLSARRFSRERRTAIDNAGLGAFHLK; the protein is encoded by the coding sequence ATGCGCGTCATCGTCGTCGGCCTCGGTGCGATGGGAAGCAGCGCGGCGATGCAGTGCGCGCTGCGCGGCGCACACGTGCGCGGCATCGAGCGATTCGCGCGCGGTCACGCCTTCGGAGCCTCCAACGGCAAGAGCCGCATCATCCGACAGGCGTACTACGAGGACGCCGCGTACGTTCCGCTCTTGCTGCGCGCGTACGAGCTCTGGCGCGATCTCGAGCACCGCGCGAACGAACGCCTGCTTCACCTCGTCGGCTTGCTGCTCGCCGGCAGAGAAGGCTCGGCGATTCTCCAAGGAACGCTTGCCGCCGCGCGCGAGCACGGCTTGAATGTGGACGCCCTCGATACGCGCGACGTACGCGCCCGCTATCCGGCTCTGCGTGTCGAAGACGGCGAGGTCGGACTCTTCGAGCCGCTGGGCGGACTCCTCGTCCCCGAAGTTGCCGTGCGTGCGTTTGCGCACGTTGCCGAAGATGCCGGAGCGGAGTTGCGCTTCGAGACGAAGATGGAAAGCTGGAGCGCGAGCGACGACGGCGTCGAGGTTACGCTCGAGGACGGCACGCGGCTACAGGCTGACGCGCTCGTGCTCGCGCTCGGACCGTGGTTCGAAGCCGAGATGGCACGTGCCGGCGTTCCGATGCGCGTGCAGCGCAACGTGCAGCTCTGGTTTTCGCCCGCGACCGATGCTTACGACGCGACGCGCTTCCCCGCGTTTCTCCTAGATCGCCAGTCGCTTCCCGCGCCGTTGTACGGCTTTCCCGACCTTGGCGATGGCGTCAAAGCGGCGTTGCACGGCTACGGCGCCGTGGCACACCCAGACGGTCTCGACCGCACGGTCGATGTGGAGCGCGACGTCGTGCCGGTCGCGCGCGCGCTCGACGCGTGGATGCCGGGCGCTTCAGCGGTGTTTCGCGAAGGGCGAGCGTGCATGTACTCGCTCACGCCGGACGAGCACTTCGTCATCGACGTCCATCCGCAGCATCGCAACGTCGTGCTCTGCGGTGGATTCTCGGGGCACGGATTCAAGTTCGCGAGCGCCGTTGGGGAAGTCGTCGCAGATCTCGCTCTCGCAGGCGAGACGCGGCACGACGTTGGATTTTTGAGCGCCAGGCGGTTTTCGCGGGAGCGCCGCACGGCCATCGATAACGCCGGGCTCGGTGCCTTTCACCTGAAGTAG